The Thermoflavifilum sp. genome contains a region encoding:
- a CDS encoding NifU family protein has product MFQIIPLEMIKTGNPTISIYTEMTPNPETMKFVVNRLLYPGKSIEFTDEASARPSPLATELFSFPFIKGVFIMSNFVTLTKVPDVQWDDVIPTLKAFLKSYLEEGRPVILEEELQQQTDSSISEDDPEVVKKIKELLENYVKPAVEMDGGAIQFKHYEKGKLTLILQGACSGCPSSMITLKAGIEGMMKRLVPEVKEVVAEPR; this is encoded by the coding sequence TTGTTTCAAATAATACCCCTGGAAATGATTAAAACCGGCAATCCCACCATCAGTATATACACGGAAATGACGCCCAATCCGGAGACCATGAAATTTGTGGTCAATCGGTTGCTGTATCCGGGCAAAAGCATTGAATTTACAGATGAGGCATCTGCACGTCCTTCGCCGCTTGCCACCGAATTGTTCAGCTTCCCTTTCATCAAGGGCGTGTTTATCATGAGCAACTTTGTAACCCTTACCAAAGTGCCCGACGTGCAATGGGACGATGTAATCCCCACCCTGAAAGCTTTTCTAAAATCTTATCTGGAAGAAGGCAGGCCGGTAATCCTTGAAGAAGAATTGCAACAACAAACCGATTCTTCCATTTCCGAGGATGACCCCGAAGTGGTGAAAAAAATCAAGGAATTGCTGGAAAATTATGTGAAGCCCGCCGTGGAGATGGATGGTGGAGCCATTCAGTTTAAACATTATGAAAAAGGTAAACTCACCCTGATTTTGCAGGGTGCCTGCTCGGGTTGTCCCTCGTCGATGATTACCCTGAAAGCCGGCATTGAAGGCATGATGAAGCGATTGGTACCCGAAGTAAAAGAAGTTGTTGCCGAGCCGAGATAA
- a CDS encoding endonuclease/exonuclease/phosphatase family protein, whose product MLLAAWSPYMDPAQWWPLAFLGLTFPLWLLLVIILWILALLWKSKWMVIPTLALIGSWKAIAATIAFPPLRKPVEDMAQPVIKLMSYNVHGFTPYHNQPDPQGKYSRAMLQLIADQQPDVICLQEFFTSDNPRLKKKDFKTYISDSLGYPYRYFSSDFNPSHSTSHSGVIIFSRWPICRADKIPIIQHPHAESLIYADLRIGTDTVRLFTVHLQSIYLNQNDLIRIEEMKQGNDTAWRASRPIWSKLKRAFIRRSEESKRVKQALNQSPYPVILCGDFNDTPVSFTYFTLVRGMQDGFLKCGYGLGATYYSISPTLRIDYILASKHWRFMRFMRIPVHLSDHYPIVAELQLRTPSSVKP is encoded by the coding sequence ATGCTGTTGGCGGCATGGTCGCCCTATATGGATCCTGCACAATGGTGGCCGCTGGCTTTTCTGGGGCTTACGTTTCCGTTGTGGCTGTTGCTGGTCATCATCCTGTGGATACTGGCGCTGCTCTGGAAAAGCAAATGGATGGTGATTCCTACACTGGCCTTAATCGGGAGCTGGAAAGCTATAGCGGCGACCATTGCTTTTCCGCCTCTGCGAAAGCCGGTAGAAGATATGGCCCAACCGGTTATCAAGCTGATGAGCTATAATGTGCATGGCTTCACACCCTACCACAATCAACCCGATCCACAGGGAAAGTACAGCCGGGCTATGTTACAGCTGATTGCTGATCAGCAACCGGATGTGATATGCCTGCAAGAATTTTTTACCAGCGATAATCCCCGTTTAAAGAAAAAAGATTTTAAAACATATATTTCAGATAGCCTGGGTTATCCTTACCGATATTTCAGCAGTGATTTTAACCCATCGCACAGTACCAGCCATTCGGGAGTAATCATCTTTTCCCGCTGGCCTATTTGCCGGGCCGATAAGATTCCCATTATTCAGCACCCGCATGCGGAGAGCCTGATATACGCCGATTTGCGAATCGGCACAGACACGGTGCGCTTGTTTACCGTACACCTGCAATCCATTTACCTGAATCAAAATGATTTGATACGAATTGAAGAGATGAAGCAGGGCAATGATACCGCCTGGCGAGCATCAAGACCCATCTGGAGCAAGCTAAAACGCGCATTCATCCGGCGCAGTGAGGAAAGCAAACGCGTGAAACAGGCGCTGAATCAATCGCCCTATCCGGTTATATTATGCGGCGACTTCAACGATACTCCCGTATCTTTTACGTATTTTACGCTGGTCCGCGGTATGCAGGATGGTTTTTTGAAATGTGGTTATGGATTAGGTGCAACCTATTACAGCATTTCACCTACCCTGCGTATCGATTATATCCTGGCAAGTAAACACTGGCGTTTTATGCGATTTATGCGTATCCCGGTACATCTTTCGGATCATTATCCCATTGTGGCCGAATTACAACTTCGAACTCCATCATCTGTAAAACCCTGA
- the scpB gene encoding SMC-Scp complex subunit ScpB: MELTELIPHVEALIFAADHPLSVSEITSLVNKAFGFMDLLIPEDQVEAAIQAIVEKYADETFPFEVTYRGGGYQFLTKKHYFKTVAQLNGDKFLKRLSAAALETLAIIAYRQPVSKAEIEYIRGVNADYAIQKLLEKELIVISGRSEDQPGKPLLYATSRLFMDYFGLNGPEDLPPLQEFSNDSFMNGSPLSNQAPSQPESDANFVVGEDGMLQPVPPHDDAEQASNTSDDETM; the protein is encoded by the coding sequence ATGGAATTAACCGAATTGATCCCGCACGTCGAAGCACTCATTTTCGCTGCCGATCATCCCCTTTCCGTATCCGAAATCACCTCACTCGTGAATAAAGCTTTCGGCTTTATGGATCTTTTGATTCCCGAAGATCAGGTGGAAGCCGCCATACAGGCCATCGTGGAAAAATATGCCGATGAAACGTTTCCATTTGAAGTAACATACCGGGGAGGTGGTTATCAATTCCTTACCAAAAAGCATTATTTCAAAACCGTTGCCCAGCTGAACGGAGATAAATTTCTGAAACGTCTTTCTGCTGCAGCGCTGGAAACACTGGCCATCATCGCCTATCGCCAGCCCGTTTCCAAGGCTGAAATTGAATATATCCGCGGCGTAAATGCCGATTATGCGATTCAAAAGCTACTGGAGAAAGAGCTCATCGTGATCTCTGGACGTAGTGAGGATCAACCCGGAAAGCCACTGCTGTACGCTACTTCCCGACTATTCATGGATTATTTCGGATTAAACGGACCCGAAGATCTGCCCCCATTGCAGGAATTTAGCAATGATAGTTTCATGAATGGATCCCCCCTATCGAATCAAGCACCTTCCCAGCCTGAATCGGATGCAAACTTTGTAGTGGGTGAGGATGGCATGTTGCAACCCGTTCCTCCACACGATGATGCGGAACAGGCAAGCAACACTTCCGATGATGAAACCATGTAA
- a CDS encoding response regulator transcription factor, whose protein sequence is MKILIVEDEKALQQSMMQYLTAAGFQCESACNFRQALHLLDEIDYDAIVLDIMLPDGDGLSLLKILKEDKKQEGVIVVSARGDVDDRVQGLKLGADDYLAKPFHMAELAARLHAIIRRKQFQGMNNLEAGEIVVHLERREVYVHGQPVNLTRKEYDLLLFFLANKNRVITRQALAEHLCQDHQDWFDDYDLVYAHIKNLKKKLADRGCRDCIKSVYGIGYRFIG, encoded by the coding sequence ATGAAAATATTGATTGTCGAAGATGAAAAAGCGCTACAGCAAAGTATGATGCAATACTTGACTGCTGCGGGTTTTCAGTGTGAATCGGCATGTAATTTTCGCCAGGCGCTCCATTTGCTTGATGAAATCGATTATGATGCGATTGTGCTCGATATTATGTTGCCAGACGGAGATGGGTTATCGTTGCTGAAAATTTTGAAAGAAGACAAAAAACAGGAAGGTGTGATTGTGGTATCCGCGCGAGGTGATGTGGATGACAGGGTACAGGGCTTAAAACTGGGTGCTGATGATTATCTGGCAAAACCCTTTCACATGGCCGAACTGGCTGCGCGCCTGCATGCCATCATTCGAAGAAAGCAATTTCAGGGAATGAATAATCTGGAAGCGGGGGAAATTGTTGTGCATCTGGAACGTAGAGAAGTTTATGTACACGGGCAACCTGTAAACCTCACCCGAAAAGAATATGATTTGTTATTATTTTTTCTGGCCAACAAAAATCGGGTAATTACCCGGCAAGCACTGGCCGAACATCTATGTCAGGATCATCAGGATTGGTTTGATGATTACGATCTTGTATATGCACATATTAAAAACCTGAAGAAAAAACTTGCTGACCGAGGTTGTAGAGATTGCATCAAATCCGTATATGGCATAGGTTATCGATTTATTGGTTGA
- a CDS encoding HAMP domain-containing sensor histidine kinase, which yields MHLLTRSTRTYVIYASIMMLIAIPLCYVLIHYLFIQDADEWLLHDKMLLVQQMQQQQVDISTTHLPSWQTNVVIKPIPKPLTIPSDEFFTAYAQNPLNHEQVPYRILSSIIESNGNYYQVSIRMSLIDSEDLMQSLVLTIGILWALLLIGWIILSRIQSRKLWKPFYLALEQLKQFQLHHSHALRLPEHLSIQEFRELNQTLNRLTDHIVASYQHQKEFTENMAHEMQTPLSIIQSQIDCLLQDKYLNASHAEQLQHMHEAILRLSRISRSLLLLTRIEHGQFEKVEKINFHKLIQKNIQLIEPLIEARSLQLHYQNRGIPIIQIHPFLADVLISNLLSNAVRHNIENGTIEIELTSNLLCIKNTGITQPLEENIFDRYRTRSHPEQGSGLGLSIVREICRTSNMQIHYHYAAGWHVFTLHFQPIDVELMSATQVVDQQTDR from the coding sequence ATGCACCTGCTTACCCGTTCCACCAGAACTTATGTGATTTATGCCAGCATCATGATGTTGATTGCTATTCCGCTGTGTTATGTATTGATTCATTACCTGTTTATCCAGGATGCCGATGAATGGCTTTTACATGATAAAATGTTGCTGGTACAGCAAATGCAACAGCAACAGGTTGATATTTCAACCACACATCTTCCTAGCTGGCAAACCAATGTAGTCATTAAACCCATTCCAAAGCCTTTAACCATCCCATCCGATGAATTCTTTACCGCCTACGCGCAGAATCCATTAAACCACGAACAGGTTCCTTACCGCATATTATCAAGCATAATTGAGTCAAACGGTAACTATTATCAGGTATCGATTCGAATGTCATTAATTGACAGCGAAGATTTGATGCAAAGCCTTGTGTTAACGATAGGCATCTTGTGGGCTTTGTTGCTGATCGGATGGATTATCCTCAGCCGCATACAATCCAGAAAGCTATGGAAACCGTTTTATCTTGCACTGGAACAGTTAAAACAATTTCAACTTCATCATTCTCATGCGCTTCGACTTCCGGAACATTTGTCCATTCAGGAATTTCGAGAGCTAAACCAGACGCTGAATCGTCTCACCGATCATATTGTGGCCAGCTATCAACATCAAAAAGAATTTACAGAAAATATGGCGCATGAGATGCAAACACCTTTATCGATCATTCAATCGCAGATTGATTGTTTGTTGCAGGATAAATATTTAAATGCTTCACACGCCGAACAGTTACAACATATGCATGAAGCTATTCTCAGACTGTCGCGCATCAGCAGGAGTTTGCTTTTGCTTACCCGCATCGAACACGGGCAGTTTGAAAAAGTTGAAAAGATTAATTTTCATAAGTTGATACAAAAGAATATTCAACTTATTGAACCGTTAATAGAAGCACGCTCACTGCAATTGCATTATCAGAATCGTGGTATTCCGATTATCCAGATACATCCTTTCCTGGCCGATGTATTGATCAGCAATTTGTTGTCAAATGCCGTACGGCATAATATTGAAAATGGTACGATTGAGATTGAATTAACATCTAACTTATTGTGTATCAAAAATACGGGGATTACTCAACCACTCGAAGAAAATATATTCGACCGTTATCGTACCCGCAGCCATCCAGAACAGGGCAGCGGGCTGGGTCTGTCTATTGTACGTGAAATATGTCGTACGTCAAACATGCAGATTCATTATCATTATGCAGCAGGCTGGCATGTATTTACGTTGCATTTTCAACCAATAGATGTTGAGCTTATGAGCGCAACTCAGGTGGTGGATCAACAAACAGATCGCTAA
- the pnuC gene encoding nicotinamide riboside transporter PnuC, whose amino-acid sequence MHIETFFIHIWQQLSWQEWIAVIFAIISVLCARANSIWVYPTGIVGILFSISLFVEERNKLYPDAALNLYYLVMSIYGWYMWSRKDADQKPQEPISWASRKEYVFAIALFVVLWAGLYFWLKHYRINNVPGLDSFSSAMAATGMWLLARRKIENWLALLVADAVDIPMFYIKKLYLFCGLNIFYVIIAWLGFLAWKKIYHKQMIVATSDFLQHAEQI is encoded by the coding sequence ATGCATATTGAAACGTTTTTCATACATATCTGGCAACAGTTGTCGTGGCAGGAATGGATTGCAGTGATTTTTGCGATCATCAGCGTGCTATGTGCAAGGGCCAACAGCATCTGGGTATATCCCACCGGCATTGTAGGTATCTTGTTCAGTATTTCTCTTTTTGTGGAAGAACGGAATAAACTTTATCCGGATGCAGCATTAAACCTGTATTATCTGGTGATGAGCATCTACGGCTGGTATATGTGGTCGAGAAAGGATGCCGATCAAAAGCCGCAGGAGCCCATCAGCTGGGCATCACGTAAGGAATATGTATTTGCCATTGCCCTCTTCGTCGTGTTATGGGCCGGGCTGTATTTCTGGTTGAAACATTATCGAATCAATAATGTTCCCGGATTGGATTCGTTTTCTTCTGCCATGGCTGCTACGGGAATGTGGTTGCTGGCCAGAAGAAAAATTGAAAACTGGCTTGCCCTGCTGGTAGCCGATGCAGTGGATATTCCCATGTTTTATATTAAGAAATTGTATTTGTTCTGCGGATTGAATATTTTTTATGTGATTATCGCCTGGCTTGGTTTTCTTGCCTGGAAAAAGATCTACCACAAGCAAATGATTGTAGCAACTTCAGATTTTCTTCAACATGCTGAGCAAATTTAG
- a CDS encoding methylglyoxal synthase — protein sequence MNGPHPSFRVLQARKRIALIAHDHKKAELIEWAVYNKAALARHELLATGTTGKLLEDALDVPIKKMLSGPLGGDQQIGARIAEGKVDVMIFFWDPMEAQPHDPDIKALLRLAVVWNIPIACDRATADFLMTSPLMNQEYQAILPDYNMYLHRPL from the coding sequence ATGAACGGACCTCATCCTTCCTTTCGGGTGCTTCAGGCGCGGAAACGTATTGCCCTGATTGCTCATGACCATAAAAAAGCTGAGCTCATCGAATGGGCGGTGTACAACAAGGCAGCGCTGGCCCGTCATGAACTGCTGGCCACCGGCACCACCGGCAAATTGCTGGAAGACGCACTGGATGTGCCCATCAAAAAAATGCTCAGTGGCCCGCTGGGCGGTGACCAGCAAATTGGTGCCCGCATAGCCGAAGGCAAGGTGGATGTGATGATTTTTTTCTGGGATCCTATGGAAGCACAGCCTCATGATCCCGATATTAAAGCCCTGCTGCGCCTGGCCGTAGTATGGAACATCCCAATCGCCTGTGATCGGGCCACAGCCGATTTTCTGATGACTTCCCCCTTGATGAATCAGGAATACCAGGCCATTTTGCCTGATTACAACATGTATCTACACAGGCCACTCTAA
- a CDS encoding M28 family peptidase gives MNQLFFTSNWRVGSTYRICIGIVLSMLSLQACHPHHSGSTSESRTPLINPAISVPAFQADSAYAYVARQVAFGPRIPGTAAHEACGTWLVSLLKNWADTVYVQRTTLTTWNHRQVPCENIIASFNPAARERLLVLAHWDTRPWADEDPNPANRKKTFEGADDGASGVGVLLETARQLHLRKPDIGIDLLFTDVEDYGNDSVAHSFCLGTQYWAQHPHVAGYTADYGILLDMVGGKNAHFYREGQSQQFAGPQQDLFWNLANALGYSDYFRYDQIHVTIEDDHQYVSQMAHIPCFDVIQLRDNPKNPFPPYWHTLADNMDNIDARTLKAVGQTLLQVIYTHPAY, from the coding sequence ATGAACCAGCTATTTTTTACATCCAACTGGAGGGTAGGTTCTACATACCGGATCTGTATAGGCATCGTGCTGAGCATGCTGTCTTTGCAGGCCTGTCATCCTCATCATTCCGGTTCTACATCCGAATCTCGGACACCGTTGATCAATCCGGCCATTTCAGTTCCCGCCTTTCAGGCCGATTCTGCTTATGCTTATGTAGCCAGGCAGGTAGCTTTCGGGCCGCGTATTCCTGGTACTGCCGCCCATGAAGCCTGTGGTACCTGGCTGGTGAGCCTCCTGAAAAACTGGGCCGATACGGTGTATGTACAGCGTACCACGCTCACCACCTGGAATCACCGGCAGGTGCCCTGTGAAAACATCATAGCCAGCTTTAATCCTGCTGCCCGGGAACGTTTGCTGGTTCTGGCCCACTGGGATACCCGCCCCTGGGCGGATGAGGACCCAAACCCCGCCAATCGGAAAAAAACATTCGAAGGTGCCGATGATGGAGCCAGCGGTGTGGGCGTACTGCTGGAAACAGCTCGACAGCTACATCTTCGTAAACCCGATATTGGAATTGATCTCTTGTTTACCGATGTTGAGGATTATGGTAACGACAGCGTGGCTCATAGCTTTTGCCTGGGCACCCAGTACTGGGCTCAGCATCCGCATGTGGCGGGATATACAGCCGATTATGGCATCCTGCTGGATATGGTGGGTGGGAAAAACGCCCATTTCTATCGAGAAGGTCAATCGCAGCAATTTGCAGGCCCACAACAAGACCTGTTCTGGAATCTGGCCAATGCGCTGGGATATTCCGACTATTTCCGATATGATCAAATTCATGTAACCATTGAAGACGACCATCAGTACGTGAGCCAGATGGCACATATCCCCTGCTTCGACGTCATCCAGCTGCGCGATAATCCCAAAAATCCTTTCCCGCCTTACTGGCATACGCTGGCCGACAACATGGACAATATTGATGCCCGCACCTTGAAGGCCGTGGGGCAAACCCTGTTGCAGGTGATTTATACTCATCCGGCCTATTAG
- a CDS encoding endonuclease/exonuclease/phosphatase family protein: MSKRIFHIVLLCFTLLVWAGYGCGALVTYLPSPAPWWLDVAGLAFPYMFFLMLICIVIWLTRRWQLALISVCILLCGWKGIIHTWGWHWRNEAVSAEEGFTLMSFNVNDFKSMASSWPHWREDFDHILYFHNADIICLQEFATTDLYSQDEKNNVLHYTTLLQKPYAYFTNDFQWHTPYGYTWYFGNIILSKFPFVDTGKLFLDHRHHISMAYADVRIGTDTVRIITTHLQSFGLEEAEVQGLKDPNPEVSRRLFYKLRKGYQLREHQAVMVARLVRESPHPVIVCGDLNTTPVSATYFTVRGHLHDAFLKKGAGLGRTYTRYAPTLRIDYIFVDPCLEVKGFEVLHIRASDHYPVMAGIDQRSDGS, from the coding sequence TTGTCGAAACGCATATTTCATATTGTGCTGCTGTGCTTTACCCTGCTGGTGTGGGCGGGATATGGATGTGGTGCCCTGGTTACGTATCTGCCTTCGCCTGCGCCCTGGTGGCTGGATGTTGCCGGACTGGCCTTCCCGTATATGTTTTTTCTGATGTTGATCTGCATCGTGATCTGGCTTACCAGACGCTGGCAGCTGGCACTGATCAGTGTATGCATACTCCTTTGCGGCTGGAAGGGTATTATCCATACCTGGGGCTGGCACTGGCGCAATGAAGCGGTGAGTGCCGAGGAGGGCTTTACGTTAATGAGCTTCAACGTGAATGATTTTAAATCCATGGCCAGCTCGTGGCCGCACTGGCGGGAAGATTTTGACCATATCCTGTATTTTCATAATGCTGATATCATCTGCCTGCAGGAATTCGCCACCACCGATCTGTACAGCCAGGATGAAAAAAACAATGTGCTGCATTATACCACCCTGCTCCAAAAACCTTATGCTTATTTCACCAACGATTTTCAATGGCACACCCCGTATGGCTACACCTGGTATTTTGGAAACATCATCCTGTCGAAATTTCCATTTGTAGATACCGGAAAACTATTTTTAGACCATAGGCATCATATCAGCATGGCTTATGCCGATGTTCGGATCGGGACAGACACGGTGCGCATCATCACCACACATCTGCAATCATTCGGACTGGAAGAAGCCGAAGTGCAGGGCTTGAAAGACCCTAATCCAGAGGTTTCCAGGCGATTGTTCTACAAGTTGCGCAAGGGCTATCAGTTAAGAGAGCATCAGGCTGTAATGGTGGCCAGGCTGGTCAGGGAAAGTCCACATCCGGTAATCGTATGCGGTGATCTGAATACGACACCTGTTTCGGCTACTTATTTCACCGTACGGGGACATCTGCATGATGCTTTTCTGAAGAAAGGAGCCGGGCTGGGACGCACTTATACGCGATATGCGCCCACCTTGCGTATCGATTATATTTTTGTGGATCCGTGTCTGGAGGTGAAAGGCTTTGAGGTGCTGCATATTCGTGCATCCGATCATTATCCCGTTATGGCAGGTATCGATCAACGTTCCGATGGATCATGA
- the atpG gene encoding ATP synthase F1 subunit gamma, translating into MPGKLKEVRNRIKSVQSTQQITKAMKMVSAAKLRRAQDAIIQMRPYARKLQELLQHIVQNYQGDAGRQYITKRPVEKVLIVVITSDRGLCGAYNANLIRLAKQLIQERYAAQQARGQVYIMPIGKKGYDHFVKYKFQVIPDHWRIFYQLNFETVRQAAQTAIQGFLDQRWDVVELVYSEFKNAASQRFVAERFLPVEPAHAASSKTHINFLFEPNEDQLIEELIPRILNTQFFKAVLDAQASEHGARMTAMDKASENASEILKTLRISYNRARQAAITTELTEIVSGASALKG; encoded by the coding sequence ATGCCAGGCAAGCTAAAAGAGGTTCGCAACAGGATTAAATCGGTGCAATCTACCCAGCAGATCACCAAAGCCATGAAGATGGTGAGTGCAGCCAAATTGCGCCGTGCTCAGGATGCCATTATTCAAATGCGCCCATACGCCCGCAAGCTGCAGGAATTGCTCCAGCATATCGTCCAGAATTATCAGGGCGATGCGGGCAGGCAATACATTACCAAACGCCCGGTTGAAAAGGTACTCATTGTGGTGATCACCTCCGATCGAGGCCTCTGTGGGGCTTACAATGCCAACCTCATTCGCCTGGCTAAACAGCTGATTCAGGAACGCTATGCAGCGCAGCAGGCACGCGGACAGGTATATATCATGCCCATCGGTAAAAAAGGCTATGATCACTTCGTGAAATACAAGTTCCAGGTCATCCCCGACCACTGGCGTATTTTCTATCAACTGAATTTTGAAACGGTACGTCAGGCCGCCCAGACGGCCATTCAGGGATTTCTCGATCAACGATGGGATGTGGTTGAACTGGTTTACAGCGAATTTAAAAATGCGGCTTCCCAGCGTTTTGTCGCAGAACGATTCTTGCCTGTGGAGCCCGCCCATGCTGCATCATCGAAAACCCATATCAACTTTCTGTTTGAACCCAACGAAGATCAACTCATCGAGGAGCTGATTCCGCGAATTCTAAATACACAGTTTTTCAAAGCCGTGCTCGATGCGCAGGCTTCAGAACATGGTGCGCGCATGACGGCCATGGATAAGGCTTCGGAAAATGCCAGCGAAATACTCAAAACCCTTCGCATCAGCTACAACCGCGCACGCCAGGCCGCAATTACAACCGAATTAACCGAAATCGTCAGCGGCGCATCGGCCCTGAAAGGATAG
- the cysS gene encoding cysteine--tRNA ligase → MSILTIYNSLTRQKEAFQPLHPPHVGLYVCGPTVSGESHLGHARPYITFDVVYRYLRHLGYQVRYVRNITDAGHFEEEGREAEDKIARGAVLEKLEPMELVQKYTRLFHWGMQQFNCLDPNIEPTATGHIIEQISMIEDILSKGYAYVVNGSVYFDVVKYAAHYPYGQLSGRVLDELLATTRELEGQDEKRHKADFALWKKAPPQHIMRWKSPWGEGFPGWHIECSAMSTKYLGHPFDIHGGGMDLLFPHHECEIAQSTIAYGEPPVRYWMHNNMITINGRKMGKSYNNVIKLTELFSGQHPLLEQPYHPMVVRFYILQTHYRSTLDFSNEALQAAERGLQRLWEAYEMLEKLHGSPSDGNPSTTTEQSETEMRIRELCADFREAMNDDFNTARVLANMFELVPIINAAGHQQLGEPLQPSVVELLYNSFSLYLKDILGLQPIKKHDSKLVEALLDLLIEIRREARLRKDYATSDRIRQQLLQIGIQLKDEKDGSVSYTFQ, encoded by the coding sequence ATGTCAATATTAACGATTTATAACTCATTAACCCGCCAGAAAGAAGCGTTTCAACCCCTGCATCCACCGCATGTGGGGCTTTATGTTTGTGGACCTACGGTATCGGGTGAATCGCATCTGGGCCATGCCCGGCCCTATATCACCTTTGATGTGGTATATCGTTATCTGCGTCATCTGGGTTACCAGGTGCGCTATGTGCGCAACATTACAGATGCCGGACATTTTGAAGAAGAAGGACGCGAGGCGGAAGATAAGATTGCTCGGGGTGCCGTGCTGGAAAAGCTTGAGCCCATGGAACTGGTGCAGAAATACACCCGCCTGTTTCACTGGGGCATGCAACAATTTAATTGCCTGGATCCGAATATCGAGCCCACCGCTACAGGACACATCATTGAACAGATCAGCATGATTGAAGATATCTTATCCAAAGGATATGCGTATGTGGTGAATGGCTCTGTTTATTTCGACGTGGTCAAATATGCCGCGCATTACCCTTACGGGCAGCTCAGTGGCCGGGTACTCGACGAACTGCTGGCCACCACGCGGGAGCTGGAAGGGCAGGACGAGAAACGGCATAAAGCCGACTTTGCTTTATGGAAAAAAGCTCCACCCCAGCATATCATGCGATGGAAAAGCCCATGGGGAGAGGGTTTCCCGGGCTGGCATATCGAGTGTTCGGCCATGAGCACCAAATACCTGGGTCATCCGTTCGATATCCATGGGGGTGGGATGGATTTGTTGTTTCCGCATCATGAATGTGAAATCGCCCAATCGACCATAGCCTATGGCGAGCCCCCTGTGCGCTACTGGATGCATAACAACATGATTACCATCAACGGGCGGAAAATGGGCAAGAGCTACAACAATGTCATTAAGCTCACGGAGCTGTTTAGCGGTCAGCATCCCTTGCTCGAGCAGCCTTACCATCCCATGGTGGTGCGTTTTTATATTTTGCAAACCCATTACCGCAGCACACTCGACTTTTCAAACGAGGCCCTGCAAGCTGCCGAGCGAGGCTTGCAACGCCTCTGGGAGGCTTATGAAATGCTGGAAAAGTTGCATGGAAGCCCATCCGATGGCAATCCATCCACAACGACCGAACAATCGGAGACGGAAATGCGCATTCGCGAGCTCTGTGCTGATTTCCGCGAGGCCATGAATGATGATTTCAATACGGCTCGCGTGCTGGCCAATATGTTTGAGCTGGTACCCATCATCAATGCAGCAGGCCACCAGCAGTTAGGGGAACCCCTGCAACCGAGCGTTGTAGAGCTGTTGTACAACAGTTTTTCGCTTTACCTGAAAGATATTTTAGGGTTGCAGCCCATAAAAAAGCACGATAGTAAGCTGGTAGAGGCTTTGTTGGATTTGCTGATTGAAATTCGCCGGGAAGCCAGGCTACGGAAAGATTATGCAACGTCCGACCGTATTCGCCAGCAATTGCTTCAAATCGGTATCCAGCTTAAAGACGAAAAAGATGGCTCGGTGAGTTATACCTTTCAATAA